One Deltaproteobacteria bacterium genomic window carries:
- a CDS encoding hydrogenase-4 component E, producing MTTVLVQSLMIGLILANLALLASSRVRSLIVRVAFQGMILGVLPLVAAHGQITTYTWGFSLMVFGLKGIAFPWLLMWTFRRVKPSPEIEPLVGYNLTILAGLAGLLFALWLQGGLPMPDHALSDLAFATAFMTSLTGFLLLVTRKKALTQVIGYLVAENGIFLFGVTLSPHGPLWMELSTLLDLFVAVFVMGIAIHHINREFDSIDMDSLSSLKD from the coding sequence ATGACCACAGTTCTCGTCCAATCGCTGATGATCGGGCTCATTTTGGCCAATCTGGCCCTGCTGGCCTCGTCCCGGGTTCGCTCGCTGATCGTTCGAGTGGCCTTTCAAGGCATGATTCTGGGAGTCCTTCCCCTGGTGGCGGCCCACGGTCAGATCACCACCTACACCTGGGGATTCAGCCTGATGGTCTTCGGCCTGAAGGGCATCGCCTTTCCATGGCTGCTGATGTGGACCTTCAGGCGGGTCAAGCCTTCCCCGGAGATAGAGCCTCTGGTCGGGTACAACCTGACCATTCTGGCCGGATTGGCTGGTCTTCTGTTCGCCCTGTGGCTGCAGGGCGGCCTGCCCATGCCTGATCATGCCCTTTCGGATTTGGCCTTTGCCACCGCCTTCATGACTTCTTTGACCGGGTTCCTCCTGCTGGTGACCCGCAAAAAGGCCCTGACCCAGGTCATCGGCTATCTGGTGGCGGAAAACGGCATTTTTCTGTTCGGAGTGACCCTTTCGCCCCATGGGCCCCTGTGGATGGAGTTGTCGACCCTGCTCGACCTCTTCGTGGCTGTGTTCGTCATGGGCATCGCCATCCATCACATCAACCGCGAGTTCGATTCCATCGACATGGACAGCCTCTCATCCC